The following are encoded together in the Culex pipiens pallens isolate TS chromosome 1, TS_CPP_V2, whole genome shotgun sequence genome:
- the LOC120418088 gene encoding uncharacterized protein LOC120418088 — translation MTLPRTPKSNKKKKKNSTPKKEVSEEESGNGDAKKEEVTPICKQLLVQRKKEDARKMEEQLNALVRQRDAAERRLKRVQTEIKTSAAAPNENLRNVHFLRHQLSNVESAFAKFGEYQEKIYAMTLTQDEQVKHEQCEVELEMLRRGLTLQLKELVEELEKPGLSAALVPAATPQYLPPLNVPLPKFDGTYETWLSFKSMFQHVMARYTAEAPAIKLYHLRDSLVGKAAGVIDQDIVNNNDYEAAWAVLEDLYGDKRAIIDRHIDVVFALPKISRDNAAELRKLIDTCVKHVEGLKSLQLPVNGLGEQMLLNLLASRMDLDTRKAWEAEQKVGVLPTYPATIAFLKERCRVLERLEPHSEKSVKPQRSVALVVARGAKCYVCNQQHETKNCEQIQQRSVNERYSQLRRYGLCFNCMKKGHRAGECTSTNSCQRCSKRHHTMLHKDGAWMSETSPATTAIDAPNPNNELRWQSGRSETSSVAAKKSTLLSTAVVQVYGGDGVPHLCRTLIDSCSENHFMTERFANLLAVKKERANCEVSGLNGGCTRISHSVRATMKSRVTSFSRKLELLITPKIVEDAPLRTIDVANWNLPSNIKLADPTFNKTGPVDMLLGASVFWDLLKAGRIALADGLPSLRETELGWVVGGALPIGTPATTRSFCGVVVGAD, via the coding sequence ATGACCCTGCCGCGTACGCCGAAGAgtaacaagaagaagaagaagaactcCACGCCGAAGAAAGAAGTGTCTGAGGAAGAATCCGGAAACGGTGACGCGAAGAAGGAGGAAGTGACGCCAATCTGCAAGCAGTTGCTGGTGCAGCGGAAGAAGGAAGACGCCCGCAAGATGGAGGAGCAGTTGAACGCGCTTGTGCGACAACGTGATGCTGCGGAAAGAAGGTTGAAGCGGGTGCAGACGGAAATCAAGACGAGTGCAGCGGCACCGAACGAGAATCTGCGGAACGTGCACTTCCTGAGGCATCAGCTGAGCAACGTGGAGAGCGCTTTTGCCAAGTTCGGTGAGTACCAGGAGAAGATTTACGCGATGACACTCACGCAGGATGAACAAGTGAAACACGAGCAGTGCGAAGTAGAGCTTGAGATGTTGCGCCGCGGTCTGACGCTACAGCTAAAAGAGCTGGTTGAGGAGCTAGAGAAGCCTGGACTGAGCGCTGCGCTCGTTCCAGCTGCCACCCCGCAATACCTTCCACCGCTGAACGTGCCTCTGCCGAAGTTCGACGGGACGTACGAGACGTGGCTCTCGTTCAAGTCGATGTTTCAGCACGTCATGGCACGGTATACGGCTGAAGCTCCGGCGATCAAGCTTTACCACCTGCGAGACTCGCTGGTCGGAAAGGCTGCCGGTGTGATCGACCAGGACATAGTCAATAACAATGACTATGAGGCGGCGTGGGCCGTTCTCGAAGATCTGTACGGAGACAAGCGTGCGATTATCGATCGGCACATCGACGTTGTCTTCGCTTTGCCCAAGATCTCCCGCGACAACGCAGCCGAGCTCCGCAAGCTCATCGACACATGTGTGAAACACGTTGAGGGATTGAAGTCGCTGCAGCTTCCGGTCAACGGACTGGGGGAGCAGATGCTCTTGAACCTGCTGGCGTCCAGGATGGATCTGGACACGCGAAAAGCCTGGGAGGCGGAACAGAAGGTCGGAGTGCTTCCGACGTACCCAGCAACCATCGCGTTCCTGAAGGAGAGATGCCGAGTCCTCGAAAGGTTGGAACCGCACAGTGAGAAAAGCGTCAAGCCACAACGATCGGTCGCGTTGGTGGTCGCGAGAGGAGCGAAGTGCTACGTTTGCAACCAGCAGCACGAGACCAAGAATTGCGAGCAGATCCAGCAGAGAAGCGTCAATGAGAGGTACAGCCAGCTACGAAGGTATGGGCTGTGCTTTAATTGCATGAAGAAGGGGCACCGCGCTGGTGAGTGCACCTCGACGAACTCGTGCCAGAGATGCAGCAAGCGGCATCACACTATGCTGCACAAGGACGGAGCGTGGATGTCGGAGACATCTCCGGCGACGACGGCGATCGATGCGCCGAACCCGAACAACGAACTGCGCTGGCAGTCTGGAAGGAGTGAAACAAGCAGCGTTGCAGCCAAGAAATCGACTCTGCTGTCGACGGCCGTAGTACAGGTCTACGGTGGAGACGGTGTACCGCACCTGTGCCGGACTCTGATCGATTCCTGCTCGGAGAACCACTTTATGACGGAGAGATTTGCCAACTTGTTGGCGGTCAAGAAAGAGCGAGCCAACTGCGAGGTCAGTGGCTTGAACGGAGGATGTACGAGGATCAGTCACTCGGTGCGAGCAACGATGAAGTCCAGGGTCACATCGTTCTCGCGGAAGCTGGAGCTGCTGATCACGCCCAAAATAGTCGAAGATGCGCCTCTGAGAACGATCGACGTTGCGAACTGGAACCTGCCGTCCAACATCAAACTTGCAGATCCAACCTTCAACAAGACCGGACCGGTAGACATGCTGCTGGGAGCGAGTGTGTTTTGGGACCTGTTGAAGGCTGGTAGAATTGCTCTGGCAGATGGCCTTCCCTCACTCAGAGAGACTGAGTTGGGTTGGGTAGTCGGCGGTGCGCTGCCGATTGGAACACCAGCAACGACGCGCTCGTTCTGCGGTGTAGTAGTTGGAGCAGATTAG